Proteins encoded in a region of the Verrucomicrobiota bacterium genome:
- a CDS encoding VOC family protein, with product MELGAFSISLVVKDIEASKEFYGKLGFEEFGGDISQGWLILKNGDHVIGLFQGMFEKNMLTFNPGWDQSAKQLEAFTDVRDLQKKLKSEGVSLMSEADESSIGPASFIVIDPDGNPVLVDQHV from the coding sequence ATGGAACTGGGTGCATTTTCAATTAGTTTGGTGGTGAAGGATATAGAAGCCTCCAAGGAGTTTTATGGAAAGTTGGGATTCGAGGAATTCGGCGGTGATATTTCTCAGGGCTGGCTGATTCTAAAGAATGGGGATCATGTGATAGGTCTTTTTCAAGGGATGTTTGAAAAAAATATGCTGACCTTCAATCCGGGCTGGGATCAGTCTGCAAAACAGCTCGAAGCGTTTACGGATGTTCGGGACCTTCAGAAGAAACTAAAATCTGAAGGGGTGAGTCTCATGAGCGAGGCGGATGAGAGTTCTATAGGCCCGGCTAGTTTCATAGTAATCGACCCGGATGGTAATCCAGTTTTGGTAGATCAGCACGTTTAG
- a CDS encoding TlpA disulfide reductase family protein — protein sequence MSRFIKNFLLTTLLTSAFSNLEAQRYQVGDIVENFTLTNRETNQPVSLYDLEGKVIFLEWFAYWCPFCKAAAGAIGPGLIDYYGSRNGNADGVEFMHVALNLQGGAESPTQNFINFYQLPFVLNDFNRAVANRFQSGGQPIFAIINGVKNSASHEQWELVYSHLGYGDLTAPITEFRNVINSVKAAQVVPGFVDYLNGLQLPENQRAEEDDPDFDGIPNVLEYFFGTDASDTASFSRPVNKIMSIGSVDYHVLEFIRNPEATDVTVVPQFSLSPGFESLIGNAPFSTESMEGGLEKVRIRSNVPLGGASKFSRLVFVSESQ from the coding sequence ATGTCTCGATTCATCAAAAACTTCTTACTGACAACACTGTTGACCTCCGCGTTTTCAAACCTTGAAGCCCAGCGGTATCAGGTTGGAGATATCGTAGAAAACTTCACCTTAACGAATCGCGAAACTAATCAGCCAGTGAGTCTTTATGATCTGGAAGGAAAGGTGATTTTCCTGGAGTGGTTTGCTTACTGGTGTCCTTTCTGCAAAGCTGCAGCCGGTGCGATTGGTCCTGGCTTGATTGATTATTACGGTAGTCGAAACGGGAATGCAGATGGGGTTGAGTTTATGCACGTTGCCCTCAACCTTCAAGGTGGTGCCGAAAGCCCCACGCAGAATTTTATTAATTTCTATCAACTCCCATTTGTCCTGAATGACTTTAATCGAGCTGTCGCCAACCGCTTTCAATCCGGAGGTCAACCCATCTTCGCCATTATTAATGGCGTAAAAAATTCCGCAAGTCATGAGCAATGGGAATTGGTGTACTCTCATTTGGGATATGGTGATCTGACTGCACCAATCACCGAGTTTCGAAATGTCATTAATTCCGTTAAGGCCGCCCAGGTGGTTCCCGGATTTGTGGATTATCTGAATGGCCTTCAGCTTCCTGAAAACCAACGTGCCGAAGAGGACGATCCCGACTTCGATGGCATTCCCAATGTTCTTGAATACTTTTTTGGTACCGATGCTTCGGATACCGCTTCATTCTCTCGTCCGGTAAACAAAATTATGTCAATCGGTTCAGTCGATTACCATGTCCTTGAGTTTATTCGAAATCCGGAGGCAACCGATGTTACCGTAGTTCCTCAGTTTAGTTTAAGTCCTGGTTTCGAATCACTCATCGGCAATGCACCGTTTTCTACGGAATCGATGGAAGGTGGTTTGGAGAAAGTAAGGATCCGATCGAATGTTCCGCTGGGAGGAGCAAGTAAGTTTTCACGACTGGTTTTTGTTTCGGAATCACAGTAG
- the lhgO gene encoding L-2-hydroxyglutarate oxidase yields the protein MNTIFDIAIVGGGIVGAASAYKIQKAYPGFKVLVLEKEDHLAPHQTGNNSGVIHSGLYYKPGSKKAKNCVIGRHELVAFAKEHHIAHDVCGKVVAATHESELPFMDKIFANGLANNTEGIEKISAEQLQEIEPYVKSIGGIWVPCTGIIDFIGTTNKLAELVTAINSESKILTGHEVLGFERTGNLRNLKTSKGTFKAKKLIFCGGLQADRLAKKDGVPLKEKVVGFRGDYYELTESAKHKVKNLIYPVPNPDFPFLGVHFTRMTNGEIECGPNAVFTFKREGYGKTDFSFRDTFDALTYRGTWKLLFGNMGFAINEYRRAFSKKLFLETLQRMIPSLTMEDIKPGRAGVRAQLLGVDGDTRDDFRIEYKDDAIHVLNAPSPAATACLAIGNDIKEMAELHFGWRK from the coding sequence ATGAATACTATTTTTGATATCGCCATTGTTGGTGGTGGGATTGTTGGAGCAGCTTCTGCCTATAAGATACAAAAAGCCTACCCGGGTTTTAAAGTGCTGGTTTTAGAAAAAGAAGACCATCTGGCACCACACCAGACAGGTAATAATTCAGGCGTCATTCACTCCGGCCTGTATTACAAGCCAGGTTCCAAAAAAGCAAAGAACTGTGTCATTGGCCGTCATGAGCTTGTTGCTTTCGCAAAGGAACATCATATCGCTCATGACGTTTGTGGTAAGGTGGTGGCGGCAACCCACGAGTCTGAATTGCCATTCATGGATAAGATCTTTGCCAATGGTTTGGCAAACAATACCGAGGGAATCGAAAAAATTTCGGCTGAACAATTACAGGAAATTGAACCTTATGTTAAATCGATTGGTGGTATTTGGGTTCCTTGTACCGGTATCATCGACTTTATCGGTACGACCAATAAACTGGCTGAACTCGTTACGGCGATAAACAGTGAATCCAAGATTTTAACCGGACATGAAGTGCTCGGATTTGAGAGGACGGGAAACCTGAGAAACCTAAAGACAAGCAAGGGGACTTTTAAGGCGAAAAAACTGATTTTCTGCGGAGGCCTTCAAGCGGATCGGTTAGCAAAGAAGGATGGGGTGCCTTTAAAAGAAAAAGTGGTTGGATTCCGTGGAGATTATTACGAACTGACTGAATCGGCGAAGCATAAGGTGAAGAACTTGATTTACCCGGTTCCCAATCCTGACTTTCCATTCCTCGGTGTGCATTTCACAAGAATGACCAACGGAGAAATCGAGTGCGGACCCAATGCAGTATTTACCTTTAAGCGAGAAGGGTACGGCAAAACCGACTTTAGTTTCAGGGATACTTTCGATGCATTGACCTACCGGGGTACCTGGAAATTACTGTTTGGAAACATGGGTTTTGCTATAAACGAGTACCGTCGGGCGTTTTCTAAGAAACTGTTTTTGGAAACCTTACAGCGCATGATTCCATCTTTGACGATGGAGGATATCAAACCTGGAAGAGCTGGTGTAAGAGCTCAGTTGTTAGGGGTTGATGGGGATACGCGTGACGATTTCAGAATAGAATATAAGGATGATGCCATTCACGTGCTCAATGCGCCTTCTCCTGCAGCAACTGCATGTCTGGCCATTGGAAACGACATAAAAGAAATGGCCGAGCTGCATTTTGGCTGGAGAAAGTAA
- a CDS encoding aldo/keto reductase: MEYRNLGKSDVKVSEMSLGCWTMGGLNFIEGKATGWANVDEAEIFQAIKLAVDNGVNHFDNADVYGNGRAEQMLARILRRLGLKSEDFIIATKVGHNRGTFAHAYDPLNIRHQCEQSLRNLNRDYIDIYYLHHGNFCKKNQYLSEAAETLNSLVEEGKVRLKGQSAYTAAHFKAAVPVVQPTVLQSWAHAMDTQFIEPNGPVGKLLSANELSFVAFSPLNQGILLDKFDPDNPPQFEAGDHRQGALKFSKENLSSLQPKLTELKKRFGDTIPDLAAVALRFVLNFPQVCSVIPGFRNAQQVENNLAVVQRRLSPADMAFIKSYLLAPE; the protein is encoded by the coding sequence ATGGAATATCGGAACCTGGGGAAATCGGACGTCAAAGTCTCAGAAATGAGTCTCGGTTGTTGGACCATGGGTGGATTGAACTTTATAGAAGGCAAAGCGACAGGCTGGGCTAATGTCGATGAGGCGGAAATATTCCAGGCTATAAAATTGGCTGTCGATAATGGCGTAAATCACTTCGATAATGCCGATGTTTATGGGAATGGCCGTGCTGAACAGATGCTCGCACGCATCCTTCGACGTCTCGGTTTAAAATCGGAAGACTTTATTATCGCGACAAAAGTGGGGCACAATCGTGGGACCTTTGCTCATGCATACGATCCTTTGAATATTCGTCATCAATGTGAGCAGTCGCTTCGGAATTTAAACCGCGATTATATCGACATCTATTACCTCCATCACGGGAATTTTTGTAAGAAGAATCAGTATCTGTCTGAAGCTGCGGAAACGCTCAATTCGCTGGTCGAGGAGGGCAAGGTGAGGCTCAAAGGCCAGTCAGCCTATACAGCCGCCCATTTCAAGGCTGCGGTTCCCGTCGTTCAACCCACTGTATTACAAAGTTGGGCGCATGCCATGGATACGCAGTTCATCGAACCGAATGGTCCTGTCGGTAAACTGCTATCGGCAAATGAACTTTCTTTCGTCGCATTCAGTCCTCTCAACCAGGGGATTTTGCTCGATAAATTCGATCCGGATAATCCTCCTCAATTTGAGGCCGGTGATCACCGCCAAGGTGCCCTGAAATTTAGTAAAGAAAACCTGTCTTCACTTCAGCCGAAACTCACCGAACTCAAGAAACGCTTCGGCGACACAATACCAGATTTAGCAGCCGTCGCTCTTCGCTTCGTTCTAAATTTTCCCCAGGTCTGCAGCGTCATTCCCGGTTTCCGAAATGCCCAACAAGTGGAAAACAACCTGGCTGTCGTTCAACGAAGATTATCCCCAGCCGATATGGCATTCATCAAGAGCTACCTTCTCGCCCCAGAGTAG
- a CDS encoding serine hydrolase, translating to MATVVLFGSSYRLTANPGDQAVALVNDWMAETQTVGITVSVGVKGEIVWSQGFGYSDLEQQVPVYPDRTRFRVGSVAKPMTATAIGLLYEQGKLDLDAPVQTYVPSFPEKQGIVTTRLLAGHLAGIRHYKGNEVQNSKRYESVLEALSIFKDDPLIHAPGLGYSYSSYGFNLLSAVIERASGQNYLEYMDDHVFGPMGMDHTEADQVYSIIPNRGRYYAIYGDQLNNAPAVDNSYKWAGGGFISTSDDLVRFGFAYLGNEILKAETIKLLWTSQKSSAGEVIDYGIGWRSGIDDAGRSWIGHNGGSVGGSTIFKIYPGEGVVIALISNLSNQKWNDLEENITALFLE from the coding sequence TTGGCGACCGTCGTCTTGTTCGGCTCATCCTATCGACTAACCGCTAACCCAGGTGATCAGGCTGTCGCCCTGGTTAATGATTGGATGGCTGAGACTCAGACGGTCGGAATCACGGTCAGTGTTGGTGTTAAGGGAGAGATCGTTTGGTCGCAGGGTTTTGGTTACTCTGATCTCGAACAACAGGTGCCTGTCTACCCTGACCGAACCAGATTTAGAGTGGGTAGTGTGGCCAAGCCTATGACGGCGACTGCAATTGGCCTTCTATACGAGCAAGGTAAACTGGATCTGGATGCTCCGGTCCAAACCTACGTTCCGTCTTTCCCTGAAAAACAAGGAATAGTCACTACGCGTCTGCTGGCCGGTCACTTGGCGGGTATTCGTCATTACAAAGGTAACGAAGTGCAGAACAGCAAACGCTATGAATCGGTTCTGGAGGCGTTATCCATTTTTAAAGATGACCCATTGATTCATGCACCGGGATTGGGATACTCCTATTCGAGCTATGGCTTTAATTTGCTCAGCGCGGTCATCGAAAGGGCATCGGGGCAGAATTATTTGGAGTACATGGATGATCATGTGTTTGGCCCAATGGGTATGGATCACACTGAAGCGGACCAGGTTTATTCCATAATTCCCAATAGAGGCCGCTACTATGCAATCTATGGGGATCAATTGAATAACGCCCCCGCAGTGGATAACAGCTATAAGTGGGCTGGAGGAGGATTTATTTCAACTTCAGACGATTTGGTCCGTTTCGGCTTCGCTTATCTGGGAAATGAAATCCTCAAAGCTGAAACTATCAAACTTCTATGGACCTCCCAGAAATCTTCCGCGGGTGAGGTGATCGATTACGGAATCGGATGGCGTTCAGGAATCGACGATGCTGGTCGTTCCTGGATTGGTCACAACGGTGGTTCAGTTGGTGGATCCACTATTTTCAAGATCTATCCTGGGGAGGGAGTCGTGATTGCTCTCATATCGAATCTCTCCAACCAGAAATGGAACGACCTCGAAGAAAATATCACGGCTTTGTTCCTGGAATAG
- a CDS encoding HAD family hydrolase, whose amino-acid sequence MSIKTCLFDLDGTLTDPKPGITGSIQYALKKLGQTVPSQDELESAIGPPLLETFMQFMGGDLDAARQGVLFYRERFGTIGLFENRVYPGIHDCLTKLKDAGHSLFVATSKPHYYAKQIATHFKFDHFFGHIHGSEMTGERQDKGDLIQYIIETEGLRAETTIMIGDRKHDIIGAKKNNLRTIGVTYGYGSREELTTAEADELVETPAEISKLLL is encoded by the coding sequence ATGTCCATCAAAACCTGTCTCTTTGACCTCGACGGAACTCTGACTGATCCCAAGCCAGGGATCACTGGATCCATTCAATATGCGCTGAAGAAGCTCGGACAAACCGTGCCGAGCCAGGACGAATTGGAGTCCGCGATCGGCCCTCCTCTCCTTGAAACTTTTATGCAGTTTATGGGAGGAGATTTAGATGCAGCCAGGCAGGGGGTGCTTTTCTACCGTGAACGTTTTGGCACCATTGGGTTGTTTGAGAACAGGGTGTACCCGGGCATCCACGACTGTTTGACAAAGTTGAAGGACGCAGGCCACTCACTCTTTGTCGCTACCTCAAAACCACATTATTACGCCAAACAAATTGCCACGCACTTTAAGTTCGATCATTTTTTTGGCCACATTCACGGCAGTGAAATGACGGGTGAACGCCAGGATAAGGGCGACTTGATACAATACATAATTGAAACTGAAGGCCTCAGAGCAGAGACCACGATAATGATCGGCGATCGCAAGCACGATATTATCGGCGCTAAGAAAAACAATTTAAGAACCATTGGAGTTACCTATGGATATGGCTCCAGGGAAGAACTGACGACAGCCGAGGCAGACGAGCTTGTGGAAACTCCGGCTGAGATTTCAAAATTACTTTTGTAA